In one window of Deinococcus radiotolerans DNA:
- a CDS encoding bifunctional metallophosphatase/5'-nucleotidase — translation MKTLPVLLLTVSLGLTACTTGPLTPVPTNVTILGLNDFHGNLAPTSFTTAEGAKISAGGIEAIAAEVNAARKANPNTVLVGGGDLIGASPINSGLLRDEPAVYALNGMGMKVSALGNHEFDQGLDELFRMQNGGCASNDPSKACKYDTTYTGATFKWIGANVAYNATSGKTGTPFAPYIIQDVNGLKIAFVGAVTKSTPGIVSPDGVKMLNFTDEAAAVNKYIPEIKAKKPDAIIMLIHEGGELAEGSTDKYNTVGCKTLSIKSAIVDIAKRVDPAVSAIISGHSHQGYNCLVPDPTGKDRIVIQGDFYGHLLQRLDLVVDKANHRVMQVQAANLVVNYDARKADGTLDPNMTSILTKTNEKVAAIKNVEIAKLGDPQIQRGISNARNTESALGDVIADALVYTTQAQGSQIGLMNPGGIRADLPDATAIKAGNAVNFGDVFAVHPFGNTTTVLTLTGQQIKDLLEQQWSGANASAVKLLQVSADFSYKYTLSNPDGQRVNIADITFKGAPISATATYRVATNNFLAAGGDNFTVFKNATNVVQLPGLSDTDVLSTYLKAFGPNLKNVVQNRIIKL, via the coding sequence ATGAAAACCCTGCCTGTTCTGCTGCTGACCGTGTCACTGGGCCTCACCGCCTGCACCACGGGTCCCCTCACGCCGGTTCCCACGAATGTCACCATCCTGGGCCTGAATGACTTCCACGGGAATCTCGCCCCAACGAGTTTCACCACCGCCGAGGGCGCCAAGATCAGCGCCGGCGGCATCGAGGCCATCGCGGCGGAAGTCAACGCGGCCAGGAAAGCCAACCCCAACACCGTCCTCGTCGGCGGCGGCGACCTGATCGGCGCCAGCCCCATCAACAGCGGCCTGCTGCGCGACGAACCCGCCGTGTACGCCCTGAACGGCATGGGCATGAAGGTCAGCGCGCTGGGCAACCATGAGTTCGACCAGGGCCTGGACGAACTATTCCGCATGCAGAACGGCGGCTGCGCCAGCAACGACCCCAGCAAGGCCTGCAAGTACGACACCACCTACACCGGCGCCACCTTCAAGTGGATCGGCGCGAACGTCGCGTACAACGCCACCTCCGGCAAGACCGGCACGCCCTTCGCGCCGTACATCATTCAGGACGTCAACGGCCTGAAGATCGCGTTCGTGGGCGCCGTCACCAAGAGCACCCCCGGCATCGTGTCCCCCGACGGCGTGAAGATGCTCAACTTCACCGACGAGGCCGCCGCCGTCAACAAGTACATCCCCGAGATCAAGGCCAAGAAGCCCGACGCAATCATCATGCTGATCCACGAGGGCGGCGAACTGGCCGAGGGCAGCACCGACAAGTACAACACGGTCGGCTGCAAGACCCTCAGCATCAAGAGCGCCATCGTGGACATCGCCAAGCGCGTGGACCCCGCCGTGAGCGCCATCATCAGCGGGCACAGCCACCAGGGCTACAACTGCCTCGTGCCCGACCCCACCGGCAAGGACCGCATTGTGATCCAGGGTGACTTCTACGGGCACCTGCTGCAGCGCCTCGACCTGGTCGTGGACAAGGCCAACCACCGCGTCATGCAGGTTCAGGCCGCCAACCTTGTCGTGAACTACGACGCCCGCAAGGCCGACGGGACGCTGGACCCGAACATGACCAGCATCCTGACCAAGACCAACGAGAAGGTCGCCGCCATCAAGAACGTTGAGATCGCCAAACTGGGCGACCCGCAGATCCAGCGTGGCATCAGCAACGCCCGCAACACTGAGTCCGCGCTGGGCGACGTGATTGCTGACGCACTGGTGTACACCACCCAGGCCCAGGGCAGCCAGATCGGCCTGATGAACCCCGGCGGCATCCGCGCCGACCTCCCGGATGCCACCGCCATCAAGGCGGGCAACGCAGTGAACTTCGGCGATGTGTTCGCCGTGCATCCCTTCGGCAACACCACCACCGTCCTGACCCTGACCGGCCAGCAGATCAAGGACCTGCTGGAGCAGCAGTGGAGCGGCGCGAACGCCTCCGCCGTCAAACTGCTGCAGGTGTCCGCGGACTTCAGCTACAAGTACACGCTCAGCAACCCCGACGGGCAGCGCGTGAACATCGCCGACATCACCTTCAAGGGCGCGCCCATCAGCGCCACGGCCACCTACCGCGTCGCTACGAACAACTTCCTGGCCGCGGGTGGCGACAACTTCACGGTGTTCAAGAACGCCACGAACGTCGTGCAGCTGCCCGGCCTGAGTGACACGGACGTGCTCAGCACCTACCTGAAGGCGTTCGGTCCCAACCTGAAGAACGTGGTCCAGAACCGCATCATCAAGCTCTGA
- a CDS encoding amidohydrolase family protein, protein MRTFTPATLPVLSPTTPVVWRGRVWNGQDEAPVADGAVLTRGGRIEAVGPAAHLSALEDAVTVQTTGTILPGLIDLHVHARPAYLPWFVAAGVTTVRDACNSLETVDALLAHPGPGPRVLPSGPMLDGPDAFFRHFGSGAVHEPGDGQERSAAALIVRTPAQAERAVAFLADQGVTHLKLYEALAPEVYSAAMRAAARLHLPVMTDLGMLTTRGRAAQVDARQALALGVRSVEHASGFALAAERAGFDPTLDLPTEVLDELAALTVTAGAALVPTLSVFAPLTTNTRPDGRDLPLAGQGGPLRESLEAQWQVVHAGTRPIRSLAQADARLAAQLAVRIAQLGGRVGAGTDTPAGAFTLPGGGLHAELERLVQAGLTPAQALRAATSTAADLLGRADLGRVQPGAVADLLVVAGDPTTDIRATRTIQLVVQGGHLLTPGTLHAALEA, encoded by the coding sequence ATGCGCACCTTCACGCCAGCGACCCTGCCCGTCCTCTCGCCCACCACGCCCGTCGTGTGGCGGGGCCGCGTGTGGAACGGCCAGGACGAGGCGCCAGTGGCGGACGGCGCTGTCCTGACCCGCGGCGGCCGGATCGAGGCCGTGGGCCCGGCCGCCCACCTGAGCGCCCTGGAGGACGCCGTGACCGTGCAGACCACCGGCACGATCCTGCCGGGCCTGATCGACCTGCACGTGCACGCCCGCCCGGCGTACCTGCCGTGGTTCGTGGCTGCGGGCGTGACCACCGTGCGGGACGCCTGCAACTCGCTGGAAACTGTGGACGCCCTGCTGGCCCACCCGGGTCCCGGGCCGCGGGTACTGCCCTCTGGGCCCATGCTGGACGGTCCGGACGCCTTCTTCCGGCATTTTGGATCCGGCGCGGTGCACGAACCGGGAGACGGGCAGGAGCGCAGCGCCGCTGCGCTGATCGTGCGTACGCCCGCGCAGGCGGAACGCGCGGTGGCGTTCCTGGCCGATCAGGGCGTCACGCACCTGAAGTTGTATGAGGCGCTCGCTCCGGAGGTCTACTCAGCGGCCATGCGCGCCGCAGCCCGGCTGCACCTGCCTGTCATGACTGACCTGGGGATGCTCACCACCCGGGGCCGCGCGGCGCAGGTGGACGCCCGGCAGGCCCTGGCGCTGGGCGTGCGCTCAGTCGAGCACGCCAGCGGGTTCGCCCTGGCCGCCGAACGCGCGGGCTTCGACCCGACCCTTGACCTGCCCACTGAAGTGCTGGACGAACTGGCCGCGCTGACCGTCACGGCGGGTGCGGCGCTGGTGCCCACCCTCAGCGTGTTCGCGCCGCTGACGACCAACACCCGGCCTGATGGCCGTGACCTGCCCCTCGCCGGTCAGGGCGGACCACTCCGGGAGAGCCTGGAGGCGCAGTGGCAGGTCGTGCACGCGGGCACCCGGCCCATCCGGTCCCTGGCGCAGGCAGACGCGCGGCTGGCCGCGCAGCTCGCCGTTCGGATCGCCCAGCTGGGTGGTCGGGTCGGCGCGGGCACCGACACCCCGGCCGGAGCCTTCACCCTGCCCGGCGGGGGCCTGCACGCGGAACTGGAGCGGCTGGTGCAGGCCGGCCTGACCCCCGCACAGGCCCTGCGCGCCGCCACGAGTACCGCCGCCGATCTCCTCGGCCGCGCGGACCTGGGCCGCGTCCAGCCCGGCGCGGTGGCTGACCTGCTCGTCGTGGCGGGCGATCCCACCACCGACATCCGCGCCACCCGCACCATTCAGCTGGTGGTGCAGGGCGGACACCTCCTGACCCCGGGGACCCTGCACGCCGCCCTGGAAGCGTAG
- the rsr gene encoding RNA-binding protein Rsr encodes MKNLLSAINPLSRPQTERLDHRQVANNAGGFVYAVSDEARLTRFLILGTDGGTFYAAERAHTVQATEFVRTFVQVDAARALAVTLDVVRGNRAPKPAPALLVLALIAKTAPDAAHRQAAWAALPEVARTGTMLLHFLAFVDALGGWGRLTRRGVANVFETVDTQRLALWAVKYKARDGWSQADALRLSHPKTADAGRNAVLKFMVDGVLPDVGEVSDPALRVIEGHLLAQRVTSDAGAAALMRAYGLPIEAVPTHLRGAAVYRAAMDTNGLTWLLRNLGNLGRAGVLSVNDREVVQAVTARLTSVEALRRGRIHPLDVLKARLVYAQGRGVKGKGEWLAVPQVVDALEDAFHLSFGNVRPAGTRHLLGLDVSGSMTCGTVGGVPGLSPNMAAAAMSLVALRTEPDALTMGFADSFRPLGITARDTLEGAMRKAQSRSFGATDCALPMLWAAQEKVQVETFVVYTDNETWAGKVHPTAALDAYQQKMGLPARLIVVGLTATRFSIADPDRADMLDVVGFDSAAPGVMADFARGTL; translated from the coding sequence ATGAAGAACCTGCTGAGTGCCATCAACCCCCTGAGCCGCCCCCAGACCGAGCGTCTGGATCACCGTCAGGTGGCGAACAACGCCGGCGGTTTCGTGTACGCCGTGTCCGACGAGGCGCGCCTGACGCGGTTCCTGATCCTGGGTACGGACGGCGGGACGTTCTACGCGGCCGAGCGGGCGCACACGGTGCAGGCCACCGAGTTCGTGCGGACGTTCGTGCAGGTGGACGCGGCGCGGGCGCTGGCGGTCACGCTGGACGTGGTGCGGGGGAACCGAGCGCCGAAGCCTGCCCCGGCGCTGCTGGTGCTGGCGCTGATCGCGAAGACCGCGCCGGACGCCGCGCACCGCCAGGCGGCGTGGGCGGCGCTACCGGAGGTGGCGCGCACGGGCACGATGCTGCTGCACTTCCTGGCGTTCGTGGACGCCCTGGGCGGCTGGGGTCGCCTGACCCGCCGGGGCGTGGCGAACGTGTTCGAGACGGTGGACACGCAGCGGCTGGCACTGTGGGCTGTGAAGTACAAGGCGCGGGACGGCTGGAGTCAGGCGGACGCGCTGCGCCTGAGCCACCCGAAGACGGCAGACGCCGGGCGCAACGCGGTTCTGAAGTTCATGGTGGACGGCGTGCTGCCCGACGTGGGTGAGGTCAGTGACCCGGCGCTGCGCGTGATCGAGGGGCACCTGCTGGCCCAGCGCGTGACCTCGGACGCCGGGGCGGCTGCCCTGATGCGGGCGTATGGCCTGCCGATTGAGGCGGTGCCGACGCACCTGCGGGGCGCGGCGGTGTACCGCGCCGCCATGGACACGAACGGCCTGACGTGGCTGCTGCGCAACCTGGGGAACCTGGGCCGCGCAGGGGTGCTGAGCGTGAATGACCGCGAGGTGGTGCAGGCGGTCACGGCGCGCCTGACGAGCGTTGAGGCGTTGCGGCGCGGGCGGATTCACCCGCTGGACGTCCTGAAGGCCCGGCTGGTATACGCGCAGGGCCGCGGCGTGAAAGGCAAAGGGGAATGGCTGGCCGTGCCGCAGGTCGTGGACGCCCTGGAGGACGCGTTTCACCTGTCGTTCGGGAACGTGCGCCCGGCGGGCACGCGGCACCTGCTGGGCCTGGACGTGTCGGGCAGCATGACGTGTGGCACGGTGGGCGGCGTGCCGGGCCTGAGCCCGAACATGGCAGCGGCCGCCATGAGTCTGGTGGCGCTGCGGACCGAGCCGGACGCCCTGACGATGGGCTTCGCGGATTCGTTCCGGCCGCTGGGCATCACGGCGCGGGACACGCTGGAAGGCGCGATGCGTAAGGCGCAGAGCCGCAGCTTCGGCGCGACCGACTGCGCCCTGCCGATGCTGTGGGCCGCGCAGGAGAAGGTCCAGGTGGAGACGTTCGTGGTGTACACCGACAACGAGACCTGGGCCGGGAAGGTGCACCCGACCGCCGCGCTCGACGCGTACCAGCAGAAGATGGGCCTCCCCGCGCGGCTGATCGTGGTGGGCCTGACGGCCACGCGCTTCAGCATCGCGGACCCGGACCGGGCGGACATGCTGGACGTGGTGGGCTTCGACTCGGCCGCGCCGGGCGTGATGGCTGACTTCGCCCGCGGCACGCTGTAG
- a CDS encoding helix-turn-helix transcriptional regulator: MTGPAASRPHEVTDPAAVALLAHERVRRVLGAFLGREQTVAGAAREAQLDVRVVHRDVQALRRAGLLTVQREQTRAGRPVKVYRACADDLFIDARRLPPQAQETQAAALDSLFHHAAGREFHRALSDFAPGWGLRVYATPDAPGFAVLEGPRTARPLSALDEWQGPPARMLSGAPTARLTGEQVVEVQRDLILLMRKVEAFHAANAGGGQPTLLRLGLAPLTEDEFRRLHR; the protein is encoded by the coding sequence ATGACAGGCCCCGCTGCGAGTAGACCGCATGAGGTCACCGACCCTGCCGCCGTGGCGCTGCTGGCGCATGAGCGCGTCCGGCGCGTCCTGGGAGCGTTCCTGGGCCGCGAGCAGACCGTGGCGGGCGCCGCGCGCGAGGCGCAGCTGGACGTGCGCGTCGTGCACCGGGACGTGCAGGCCCTGCGGCGCGCAGGTCTCCTGACCGTACAGCGGGAACAGACCCGCGCGGGGCGACCCGTGAAGGTCTACCGCGCCTGCGCCGACGACCTCTTCATTGACGCGCGCCGCCTGCCCCCACAGGCGCAGGAAACGCAGGCCGCCGCGCTCGACTCCCTGTTTCACCACGCGGCCGGGCGGGAATTTCACCGCGCCCTAAGTGACTTCGCACCCGGATGGGGCCTGCGGGTCTATGCCACGCCCGACGCGCCCGGTTTCGCCGTGCTGGAAGGGCCCCGCACCGCCCGGCCGCTGAGCGCCCTGGACGAGTGGCAGGGCCCCCCCGCCCGGATGCTGAGTGGCGCGCCCACCGCCCGCCTGACCGGTGAGCAGGTCGTGGAGGTGCAGCGCGACCTGATCCTCCTGATGCGCAAGGTCGAGGCGTTCCACGCCGCGAACGCCGGTGGGGGCCAGCCCACGCTGCTGCGCCTGGGTCTGGCCCCCCTGACCGAGGACGAGTTCCGCCGCCTGCACCGCTGA
- a CDS encoding acetamidase/formamidase family protein yields MAHHHLKLDALHTVWDNALSPALTVASGDTVTLDTLDASGGGVARRVLSGELSAPPTLISPIEADARAPLGGPRGHPLTGPVFVEGSRPGDALRIELLEVRTAAWGWTGCRPNGIGLLDAALAAEGLESYTHIWDLRAGTHADLKPGVRVPLAPFPGVIGVAPGASGPHPTAPPRSVGGNMDIRQLVAGSTLWLPVEAPGALLSVGDLHAAQGDGEVSGTGIETAGQVTLRVHVERQAGITIPEFTTPTSGGRSGAWHATTGHHPDLMTAARIALRALLRHLERRGLTLPEAYVLASACVDLKISQIVDAPNYTVSAFLPLDIFMEG; encoded by the coding sequence ATGGCCCACCATCACCTGAAGCTGGACGCGCTGCACACCGTCTGGGACAACGCCCTGTCGCCTGCCCTGACGGTCGCCAGTGGGGATACGGTCACGCTGGATACGCTGGACGCTTCCGGTGGGGGCGTGGCGCGCCGGGTGCTCAGCGGTGAACTCAGCGCCCCGCCCACGCTGATTTCCCCTATTGAGGCGGACGCGCGGGCCCCATTGGGCGGCCCCCGTGGGCATCCGCTGACCGGGCCGGTCTTCGTGGAGGGCTCCCGGCCGGGCGACGCCCTGCGCATCGAGCTGCTTGAGGTGCGGACCGCCGCGTGGGGCTGGACCGGCTGCCGGCCCAACGGCATTGGCCTGCTGGATGCGGCACTGGCCGCCGAGGGTCTGGAGTCCTACACGCACATCTGGGATCTGCGGGCCGGGACCCACGCGGACCTCAAGCCCGGCGTGCGCGTGCCTCTCGCGCCGTTCCCCGGGGTGATTGGCGTGGCGCCCGGCGCCAGCGGACCGCACCCGACCGCGCCGCCCCGGTCGGTCGGTGGGAACATGGATATCCGGCAGCTGGTGGCGGGAAGCACCCTGTGGCTTCCGGTCGAGGCGCCCGGGGCGCTGCTGTCCGTGGGTGACCTGCACGCCGCGCAGGGCGACGGTGAAGTGTCCGGGACCGGCATCGAGACGGCCGGGCAGGTGACGTTGCGCGTACACGTGGAGCGTCAGGCCGGCATTACCATCCCTGAATTCACGACGCCCACCAGCGGCGGCCGCAGCGGCGCCTGGCACGCCACCACCGGCCACCACCCGGACCTGATGACCGCCGCCCGGATCGCCCTGCGCGCCCTGCTGCGTCACCTGGAACGGCGCGGGCTGACGCTGCCTGAGGCGTACGTGCTCGCCAGCGCCTGCGTGGATCTGAAGATCAGTCAGATCGTGGACGCGCCCAACTACACTGTCAGCGCGTTCCTGCCGCTGGACATCTTCATGGAGGGCTGA